In Acidisarcina polymorpha, the DNA window AGCGAGATGCTTCGGCAGTTCTGCGATGGAATGAAGCAGTTGAGCAATCTGCTCATCGACTGTTTGCAGGCGGATTAAGTGTTCGAGTCCAGCATCCATGCGGTGTACTTAGTTTAACATGCGGGTGTCGCCTTCGATCGAAGAGTTGCTCCGCCAAGCAGCATTATCTCAAGCAGCATAAGCTTAGGAGCCAACCCCCAAAAGCGGCTCTGCACAGTTTGGTCGATGAGCAACCTTCTATGAGCACGGTGGTCGAAGCACCTTCGCAAGCGGCACTCCAGGCGATCGACGCTGCATGGAAGCCAAGAAACAATCCCTGGCTGATTGCCATCACTGTGACCTTGGCGACCTTCATGGAGGTGCTCGACACCTCTATCGCCAACGTCGCACTGCCTCATATTGCCGGGGGTCTAGGGGCTTCACAGGATGAAGCTACGTGGGTGTTGACCTCCTACCTGGTTTCGAACGCGATCATCCTGCCGGCAAGCGCTTATCTCACCTCGTTCGTGGGCCGCAAGCGCTTTTACATGTGGTGTGTGGTGCTCTTCGGGATCAGTTCGGCTTTGTGCGGCCTGGCTCCGTCGCTGCCACTCTTGATATTGTTTCGTGTCCTCCAAGGGGTGGGGGGTGGAGGACTTGCGCCGAGCGAACAGGCGATTCTGGCCGATACCTTTCCCCCGAAGCAGCGCGGACAGGCTTTTGCCGTATATGGCTTGGCGGTCGTCTTCGCCCCGGCAATCGGGCCCACCTTGGGCGGGTACATCACCGACAACTTCGACTGGAGATGGATTTTCTTCATCAATGTGCCGGTGGCGCTGTTGTCCCTGTTCTTGACCCAGAGGATGGTCGAGGACCCTCCGCATATCCAACGCGAAGTGGCGGCGATGCGGAAGCGAGGGCTCAATCTCGACTATCTTGGCTTCGGCCTGCTGGCTATCGGCTTCGGCTCGCTTGAATTCGTGTTGGACAAAGGACAGGAAGACGATTGGTTCGGCTCCCGCCTCATCACGGTGTTCATCTCGATCTGCGTGGTCTCGTTGATCGCATTGATCGCTTGGGAGATTCGACAGATCCGGAGGAGTCATCGTCCAATCCTCGATCTCACCCTGTTTCGAAACCGGACCTTTGCCATCTCATTCCTGCTGATGTTTGTGCTGGGATTCGCACTCTTCGGGACCACCGTCTTGATCCCGCAGTTCGTACAGACGTTGCTGGGATATACGGCGGAGCAGGCAGGGCTGGTGATCTCACCCGGCGGCTTCACGGTAATGCTGATGATGCCTCTGGTAGGCTTCCTTGTTGGCCGGGTCGACCCTCGCTACCTGATCGCGTACGGGTTCGCGAGCACAGCGGCGGCGCTGGCCTTCATGCACACGTTGAATCTTGGCGTGAGCTACCAGTACATCGCCATGCTGCGGGTGCTGCAGGCCTCGGGGTTGGCTTTCCTCTTTGTACCCATCAACACCATCTCGTACACCGACATTCCCAGACAGAAGAACAACGATGTCTCCGGGCTGACCAACCTGGCGCGCAACATTGGCGGCAGCGTAGGAACGTCGTTCCTGGTGACCTGGCTGGCGCGGAGGGGACAATTTCATCAGCAGCGCCTCGGCTCGCATATGGACGTCAACTCGCTTACCATGCAGCAACGGACTGCGGCCATGGCGAACTACTTGCTTCATGCGCCCGGTGGACCAGCTACTTTCGCGCAGGCAAAGGGATTGGCGCAAGGCAATATGTACCGGCAGCTGCTGCGGCAGAGTTCAATGTTGTCTTACCTCGACGTCATCACCGTCCTGGCCTTAGGCAGCGTTTGTATGGTGCCGCTGGTTTTTCTGATGAAGAAGCGCAAGCCCAGCAAGGGCCAGATAGCGGTGCATTGATCTGCGTTCATGACGAAGTAGTAAATTTCGTGGAGCAGCGTCGCCCGACGCGGCACGTGATTTCAAATGCTGCTAGCCTTTGAGAGAAATCCCCAGAAACAGGAGAGTCGCATGGCGAACGAACCAGAAGATGATTTTGAAGATGAACCTGAAGAGGACGAAGAAGACCTCGACGATAACGAGCTTTCGAGTGAAGAAGCGGAAGAGCGATATTTGGCGATTCTGCAGTCGGCAACCGAAATAACCGCAGCCGCGGTTTCGAATGCCGGGCCGCAAGCGCTCGAGAATCCCGACCAGGTCGCGACTCTCTTCACAAAGGTCTTTGATGCGATCGTGAATTTGTAACGGTTTCGGATCCTTGCCCAGGAAGAGCGGCGGTGCCTGACCGAATCGCCTACCACGGCGGCCGGGCATCTCTCGGGCGTACCCGATCCCGATTCAATGAAGCAGTCTTCGGAGGAAGCCGTGGCATATGCCTCCGGCTTCTTCCATCTGCGGATAGCGGAAAAATTGTGATGAAGAGCATCATTCCAGGTGTGGAGTTGATGCTGTTCTTCGAAGATCCGTGGAAATGTCATCCAGGCGTTCAAGGCAAAGCGGAGTTAGGGAAGTGGAGTGCTGCGCTCCTCGGATTTAGCCTGCGCAGCCATTTTTGCCTTCGCTGCGGTCAAGACTCGGCGATAACGATCAGAGGGAGGCTCGACCAGCGAGTCCTCCAGAGCTTTGCGGTAGCCCCCCGAGTAGATGGCGTAGAGCACCACCAGCGAGCAGCCGACTCCCAGGGCGAAGCCGAAGAAGAATCCATAGAACGTGCTGGCAAAAAATTCCAAGTCCGACCTGCCTCGTCTTGTTTCGACCTGATCTTGTCAATGGTTGGCCCCGCCAGACCATACAGATGCGGGGTGGTAGTAAGGGAAGTATGCTTTCATTCTAGCCCTTGGTTCAGTCGGCCTTGTACCTCCCGAGGAACTGCGGAGTGTGCTCCTGCGTATGTTGATAGAGCAGGCTGGGCCACCGAGTGAATGCCTGGCGGAGAGACCTTAGTGATGGAACAACTTGCTACACCAGGATGGAGCGACCAACAGCGGGCAACTTTCTATTACCAGATGGCAGCCGTTCAGAAGGACGAGGTGCTTGGCGTTTTGCTGGCGGTCTTCCTTGGTAGCTTCGGATTGCACCACTTTTATCTGAAACAGAATGGCCTCGGCATCCTCTACCTGATCTTTTTCTGGACAGGTATTCCTGGGCTCATTGGATTACTCGAGGCATTCTTCATGCCTTCCCGTGTTCGTCGGTACAACGCCGACCAGGCGGCCCTGATTGTTGCCTCTCTGGGAGCCGCGAGCCCGACTTTCCATGCCGCGTCGCCCGCCGGCGCGGCTGCCGTCTGCGCTGCCTGCGGCACACCAGCCGTTCCCGGAGCAAAGTTCTGCGCCAAGTGCGGTTCGGCGGTCTTTCCCGCGTAGCCGGAGTTTCTGGCGATCCTCTTCACCTTCGCGATCGAGCCCGCGTACTCCGGGATAGTTCCCAAGCATGCATAGGGCTCAGCCGCTCGAATGAGAGGCTCAGTGGAAAGCTCTACGATTCCCTCACGAAAAGCCAGGCCATCCGAAAGGTAGGACCCATCCTCAGGTGTGATCGCAGCCTGCGCTTACATATTGGTGTGGCCGTGGCGCATTTCCTCATTGAACGCGGGCCGGGTGGCGAGCAAGGCGGCGTCAAGTTTGGCCTTAAACTCCTCGGCATGATCGAGCAGCCTGGCTGTCGGCGCCGCGTAGTCTGCGGTGAGCTTCACGTAGCCTTCGCGCTCGAGAGCGGTCACCATGCTTTTCAGCTCATCGGCGGTGGTGTTGAGGTATTGCGCGTCGCGGGGGTCGGCGACCCAAACTGGATCGCTGCCGCCAAGGACACCGGAAAGCCAGTAAATCTTCGACTTCAGGAACTCGGTTCGGATAGCGCTGTCTGTATCGGTGAAGAAAAACTTCTTCTGCCAGCGGCTGTAGTAACGCGTGGTGACCGGAACCGGCTGCCGATTACCGCTTTTGACGAGTTCCAACTGACCGTAGTCAAGGGTTTTGCGCACCGCGTTGTAGATGAAAGTCTCGGCATAGGGTTGTTCTGGAGCGGGTACGATCTCGGCGAAGGTGACCGTCATGCTGGCCGAAATCTTGGCGTGCAAGGGGGCAACAACGCCGGGCCCCGATTGTCCATCTTCGAGACGCACGACTCCATGGACGACGTAATTGTCCGAGCCAGAGGTCGAACGGTGGAAGGGCCATGCGAACTCGCCCAGGCTGATCGGCAGCCCGGCCACGGTGACATAGGCGTCAGGCCGCGGATTGCGGAGGCGGCTCGCAGACTCCTGAAGATGCAGCGTCATGGCCGGCAATAATTCCTCGCCATTCGAGCCCTTTTGATGGAAGTCGAAGCGATCGGAAAGCTCGAGCAGAAGCGAGTGCCGAGGGCTGGCGTCGGCGGTTAACGCGAGCTGAAAGCGCGCTGTGGGCTGGCCGTGGAAATCGCTGCCCGCTTCTACGGAAAGAACTTGCAGACCTGCCTGGCGGGCAGCCGCGCCTAGATCTTCGCTGAGGGATGTTTCGATGTTTGTGGTCATATTTGGAGAGTCCGCTTCTTCTTTGGAGAAATCGTAAGTGGCTTCTTCATTTTAAGCGCAGACCTTTGCTTGATCGACCTTTGCTTGATCGACCTTGGCTTGATCAGGAGAACGCTGGAACAAAGACCTCTCCGGGGTTTGGGCGGGCTTCGAATCTTGCCCGGCTTGAATCCTGGACCGGATTGCATCTTGCATGCACGGAAGCTTGGTCCATGGGGCATCGAGGAAGTGATGACCCGGCCGGTCTTAAAGAAGGGGCCTAGAACCACCTAATATCCAGGCCCTTTCCTGTTGCCGGGATGGAGGAGTCGTCAAAGGAGTTAGGCTTCCACCCAAACCCCTGCAGGGAGACGGCTTCTCACAATCCTCGCCGAGTTTTCAGGCGGGTTCTCTGATCGCAACTAATCAACGATTGAGGTGCGGCTCCATTAGCTCAATAAAATCCAGAAAGGAACCGTCGCTGCATAACCAGTGCAGCACGTTAGAAATTGAAATCATTTTTGGCAGAAAAGATGATCAATTTGGATCATGAAGTCAATTTACTCGTTGGTTCGAGTCTAGGCCCTGAAGGGCGCGGTGGACATTCCGATGCTCAAAATGACGCCGATTCTGATGTCGATTCGGGAAAGATGGAACGATGCACTCATTTGGCGTGTCAAGCGCGCACGCCGCCCGGAGGATTATGGAAACCGTGAAGAGCAGGCTGGAGCCTTCTCGAAGGAACGCAGCCCACTTTCGGGTGGGCTTTCCTTAGAGGTGATGCTGGAGAGGCGGAAATGACGTTGGAGGACCTCGAGGTTTTTTATGATGCGGCGAATGGAAGCAAGTGGAAGGCGGGACCGTGTGTGTGCTATGAAACCTCTAATGTAGGGTCAGCTTAAAGAGGGACATGCAGGTAAACCTGAGCAATTTCGCTCACCTTTGAGATATAGGTTGAACGGGATTGTTCCGAAATGAAACTGCTCACTGCAGAGTGCAAAGGCCGCGACGGCAAAAAGGCGGATAACCTGACTTGACGCCGCGGCCATAGCGTTGAGCCAACCGCAACGGCGCACGTCGCGCCTATTACGATTGACTGGCAAAAACAGGCAACTTCCGGCCCAAGAGATAGCCGCCTGCCGATCCCGGTCCAACATTAGCAGGATGATTTCTGCCGGCCGGTGTGATTACCAGGGCAGTTCTTCACCCATATGAATGAACCGGCCATTTGGTCCGTCGGCTCCGAGGAGCGCCAGCTCTACACTGGTTTTCGCGCCATCCGGAATTTCCATCGGCGCCGCATCAGTCCCCATCTCGGTTTTCACCCAACCGGGGTGAGCTGAGTTCACCTTGATCGGCGTCCCCTTTAATTCATGCGCCAGGTGGATCGTAAAGGCATTGAGCGCCGACTTTGAGGCATCGTAGGCGAAGTTCTTGAATTCGGCTATCGGGCTATTAGGGTCGGCGTGAAGGGTGAGCGATCCGAGGATGCTGGACAGGTTGACAATCCTTCCGGCCGGACTCTTCTTGAGCAGCGGCAGAAATTCCTTGGTAACCGAGAAGACGCCGAACACGTTGGTTTGAAAGACCGAAACGAGCTGCTCTTCGGGCGTCTCGATGGTTTGGGTAACTAGTCCCTCAGTTCCCGAGATTCCGGCGTTGTTGATCAGGATGTCGAGCTTGCCGAAGGTGTCGGTGACATATTTTGCTGCTGCGGCGCGGTCCTCAGCGCTGGTGACATCCAATTTCACGGGACGAGCGTCCACTCCTGCTTGTTTGAGGCTGGCTGCAGTCTGTTCCGCGTCGCTAAGTTTACGTGCGCCGACTACGACGATAATGCCATTGTCTCCGAGTTGCTTCGCGGTCTCGAAGCCGATGCCGCGATTTGCCCCGGTGATGAGGGCGACTTTCTTATCCTGTGCCATGAGTAGCTTTCTCCTGTACGCAGTAGATGACGAAGCGTAGAGGAAGGGAGCAAGGTTTCGGGGGATCTGCCCCTTTGCGGGGCACTCCGCTAAGGTCGGCCGGGTGTATTTGAAGGTTGGCCGGGGCTGTATTTCGGTTCTCCAATTGCCGCCCGGTAAGATCGACCTGACCCATCCTTGATCTCACGGCTTGATGCAGGACTCACGATTCCGGGCTGGACTGTCGGCAACCTTACGGTTCCCGTTTCGAGGGCAGATGGCGTGAACGGTGGCTTACCATGTTCCCTCCGGGGCATCAATCAGTCGCTGGCCTTACAATAGGGCTGAGTCTAAAGAAAAGTCCCTAATCCATGTCATTGAATGGTTATTCGCGTTCGTCGCGGTCGCACGGGGTGCGTTCGCTCTTCAGTCTCTTTTCGAGCGACCTGGCTATCGACCTGGGCACGGCGAACACATTGGTGTACGCCCGGGGTAAAGGCATTGTCGTCAATGAGCCCTCGATCGTCGCGATTAACAAGAATACCGGTGAGGTCGAGGCGGTCGGCAAAGAGGCCAAGGAGATGCTTGGCCGCACCCCGGGGAACATCGTCGCCATCAAGCCAATGAAAGATGGCGTCATCGCCGATTTCAAGATCACCGAAAAGATGCTGAACTACTTCATCCAGAAGGCGCACAACCGCAAGATGCTGGTGCATCCCCGCATCGTGATCGGGGTGCCTTCGGAGATCACCCAGGTGGAAAAGCGTGCCGTGGAGGACTCCGCCTACCGGGCGAAGGCGAGCGAGGTCTTTCTGGTCGAGCAGGCGATGGTGGCGGCGATTGGCGCGGGACTGCCGATTACTGAGCCAAGCGGCAACATGGTGGTCGACATTGGGGGTGGGACGACCGATATCGCGGTGATTTCCCTTTCCGGGATTGTCTACTCCAGATCGGTCAGGATGGCAGGGAACCAGATGGACGAATCCATCATGAATTACCTGAAACGGAAGTACAATTTGCTGATCGGCGAGCGTACCGCGGAACAGATCAAGATCGAGATCGGATCGGCCTATCCCCTGGACAAGCCGCTCACCATGGAGATCAAGGGCCGCAATCTGATCGAGGGTGTGCCGAAGACGATCACCATCGACGATAGCGAGATCCGGGAGTCGTTGACTGAGTGCATCTCGACCATCTTGAATGCAATCCGGGTGGCGCTCGAGCGCACCCCTCCGGAGTTGAGCGCCGACATTAGCGACCGGGGCATCGTGCTGACCGGTGGTGGCGCGCTCATTAAGAATCTGGACAAGCGCATTCGCGAAGAAACTGGATTGCCGGTCTCGATCGCCGATGATCCTCTGGCCAGCGTCGTGCTGGGTACGGGAAAGATGCTGAGCGACTTTAGTTTGCTGCGAAAAATCAAGATCGATTAGGAAATGGCAACGACTAGGAAATGGGAATAGGAGGTTAGGAACTAGGAAAGCGGATCGAAATGCCTCTTCACGCGGTGCAGCTCCGCGACTTTCTGTAAAGTGATCGAAGGTTTGAACGCGGAGAATCGATCTGTTCGGCACTGGTTCTCGATCCCTGGTTCCTGCATCATATGGAATCCATTTTCAGCCGCTATAAGAATGCCCTGGTGCTGATGCTGGCAGTCCTGGCGCAGGTAGTTCTGCTGGCCATGCAGGTCCGGCGTCCGGCGCCCGACATGCCCGACGGCCATAACGTCCGACTCTGGCGCTATTGGGTAGCGAGTGTGATCACCCCGCCCGAACGGCTGGTGCACGACATCGGTTTGGGGGTGCGCAACACCTGGTCCAATTACATTTACCTGCGCAACCTGCGACAGCAAAATGAAGCTCTTCAGGATGAGAACCAGCGGCTGCGACTGGAGCAGGCCAGCCTGGCTGAGGATGCTCGCGAAGGGCAACAACTCCGGGAGATGCTCGACTTCAAAGGCCGGTACATCGACAAGACCCTGCCTGCGCAGGTCATTGGAACTTCGGGAACCGATCAGGCGCACGTGATTTACATCGATAAAGGTTTCAACGATGGGGTGCGAACGCAGATGCCGGTGATCACTCCCGATGGCGTGGTTGGGAAGGTCAAGAACGTCTTCCCGGGCACCGCACAGGTGCTGCTGATCTCGGACCAGACGAGCGGCGCCGGCGTGATGTTGGAGGCGACGCGAATACGCGGAGTTCTCAAGGGAGATGCTTCCGGGCAGCCGCAGGTCATCAATATTTCCCCCGACGAACGGATCAAGCCTGGAGAAGCAGTACTGACCAGCGGCGGCGATCAGGTCTATCCGCCTGGATTGCCGGTGGGCGTAGTCGACCGGGTTGTGGCCGATCCCGAAACTTCGTATGTCAATGTCATTGTCAAGCCGGATGCCAACCTGGCCAAGCTGGAACAGGTGCTCGTTATCACTGAAGTCTCGTCTAAAATGCCCTTTCCTCAAGAGAAGGACCTGATGCAGAGCGAGATCGATGCGCTCGCCGAGAAGCAGCGCGCAGCGGACATTCTTTCCGAGAAGCTGCCCAGCCTGCGAGACACGACGCTGCCAATCTCGGTCGAAACCGCAGACGCCGATAACCCTGCGGCGACTGCGGGAGCCGGAGATCCTGCGCGCCCCATGCGGCCACCGCAAGCTTTACGTCCGGATCGCTACACACCCGGAGCGGCGCCTGCGGCGGAGAGCTTGACGCCAGGAGCCGCGCCCCCCGGACTGCATCGTGACATCTCGACCCAGGCGAGCACTTCCACCCCGGCAAGGACGCTCAGGACGACGGATGCTGGGGCTATTGGCGGCGCGACCAGGGCGGCTGTACCGCTGAATAGATTTCCAGCCAAAGTGGCTCCAGTGACGACCGCCAGCGCTGGAACCTCGACCGTCACCGGATCCGCGGCGATTAGCGGAGCGAACTCGGCGGCGAAAACGACGGCGAGCGCGGGCAGCAGCAGCGTCAGTGCAACTTCTCCCGCGAAATCACTGGCGCGAACGCCGGCAAGTGTCAGCTCTGGTCTTGTACTGCCCCTGCAGCCCGCCGATTCAAATGCGAGCCGAAGGCCAGCGGCGACCAGTCTCACTACAAATGCTGATGGTACCGCTGTCCGGCCAGCAAGGACCTCTGCCGCCGGCAGCGTGGCCGCCCCGCTTCCGGCGGGAACTGTCGGCAGCACTTCGAACCCAGCTTCAGGAACCGGCCGAACTACTCCAGCGGGGACTGCAAGTTCAGCTGCGGGAGCTCCGGCAGGCACGTCGTCCGGAATAAACCGTACCACTCCAAATTCGGCTTCGGGCACCCCGCCAGCTCGGAGGATTGTGATCCCTTCCGACAATGGTGCCGGCATTCTTACGCCTGCTGGAATGGGTTCGATCATCGCCCCGCGACCCAGGGTCGCAGCTTCTGCTACGAGTGTGCCGAGCGCGGGCGGCTCTCCGATCAACCCGGCCAACGCTACGCGTCCGGCTAACGCCACCAGGCCTTCGACTTCCACGAGCCCAGGAACCAGGCCGCAGACTTCGCCGCAACAAGCTCCTCCTGGAGGGCGTTAGAGTTGCCGAATTTGACGGCCACTTCCAGGCGAGAAGTTGAGGAGCAATCTTACCCGCTCTTCCTGTACCTGCTGGTGCCGCTGCTGGCGATTGGTTTGCAGTCGTTTATCACCCTTCATTTCGCTCGCTTTGCCATTCTTGATCTGCCGCTGCTGGTCACGATTTACTTTGCAATCACCACCCGGAATCCGATCGCTGCGACCCTAACCGGTACCTTGATTGGCGTCGCCCAGGATGCTTTGACTCACCGTCCCATCGGGGTAAACGGCATCGCGAAGGCCATCATCGGCTACTTGGCCGCGTCCCTCGGGGTGCGGGTTGACACGGAGAACCATGCCACCCGGCTGTTGCTGGGATTCATCTTTACCGTGATTCATAGCGCCATTTTCCTGCTGACCACCCATCGCCTCCTGGGTCTTGAGGTCGACTGGAGCTGGTTGCACGAGTTGATCCGGGGGGTGGTGAATGCGCTTGTCGCCGTGGTTCTGTTTGCCCTGCTGGATCGCGCGAAGCGGCGGGATTAACGTTGTATATAGATACAGGAATGTGGGACTGGGCGGATCCCAGGGGATTGTGCGATGCAGAACCCAGATGCTTTGAACAATAAAGACGAGAAACCGGCAATCAAGCTGACAGTCGTTCAGTACTTGATCGTGGGCATCCTTGCGGTGCTGCTTTCCGGGCTATGGCGCCTGCAGATCCTCGGCGCCAATAATTATCGTGCACTGGCAGAGCAGAACCGCATACGCAAGGTGCCGATCCTGGCGCCTCGGGGCAAACTCTTCGATCGGGAAGGACGATTGATCGTCGACAATTATCCCTCGGTGTCCTGCTTCCTCATTCGGGAGCAGGGTCATGACATCGCTCCCGACTTGCCGCTGATCGCCCGCGGTCTGCATATGACCGAGGAGCAGTTAGACGCAATCCTCAAGCATTACCGGCTGGCGCCGAAGTATCAGCCGCTTCCGCTAAAGCAAGACATTACTCCGGACGAAGTGGAATTCATCGAGGCTCACCGGGATGAATTTCCCGAGCTTGAAACCGTCGACGAGCAGCGCAGGCTTTATCCCCGGGACGGCTTTGCGGCCCATCTGATCGGCTACGTCGGGGAGGTGAGCGAAGACATGCTCAACGACCCGAAGTATGCCTACTATGAGCCGGGCGATGTCGTGGGCAAGTCAGGAATCGAACAGAGTTACGACCAGTTGTTGCGAGGCGCTGATGGCTCGCGAGATGTCGTCGTGGATAGTCACGGTCGCGAGGTAGGGAGGTTGGGGACGGAACCCGCCAAGCCCGGGACGAGCCTGAAGCTGACCATCGATCTCGACATTCAGAAAGCGGCGGAACTAGCGCTTGGCGACCGGAATGGAGCCATGATCGCCATGGATCCGCATACCGGCGAGATCCTGGCTCTGGTCAGCCGCCCAACCTTCGACCCCAACGAATTCTCCGTCCGTATTCGGCGAGACGAGTGGAACAAGCTGATCACCGACCCGAATCATCCGCTGCTCGATAAGGCAATTCAGGCCCAGCTTGCGCCGGGATCGACCTTCAAGATCATCATGGCGGCCGCCGGTTTGCAGGCTGGCGTAGCCGAGGACATGAAGGTCCATTGCCCGGGCGGCGCCAGTTTCTATGGCCACTATTTCAAATGCTGGCAAAAGGGTGGTCATGGCGAGGTGAACATCAGCAAGGCGATCTACCAGTCATGCGACGTGTTTTTCTACACGCTCGCTCAAAAGCTGGGGATCGACAAGATTGCCTACTTTGCGCAGCACTTTGGCATCGGCTCAAAGACTGGGATTGACCTGCCCGGCGAAGTTTCAGGGACGATGCCCTCGACCGAATGGAAGATGAAAAACTACCATCAGAAGTGGTATGCGGGTGAGGTGATTTCGGTAGGTATCGGGCAAGGAGCAGTGACCGCAACGCCCGTCCAGATGGCGCGCGCAATCGCCGGAATTACTTCAGGTGGAGTGCTTCGCCGGCCACACCTGGTTTTTCCCGATGAAGTTGCACCAGACTACCGGCAGGCGATGTTGGACTCCTATCCGGGCAGCGGCGATTCGGAACTGAAGATCGATCCGGAAAATTGGCAGATCATCACCGATGCCATGGCCCAGGTGATGTCTCCGGGGGGCACCGATCCGAGCGCGCATCTGGAAGGCATCGATTTCGCCGGAAAGACAGGAAGCGCCCAGGTAGCCAGCAATGCCTTTCTGGCTCGAACCGGGAAGACCCATGTCATGAAGGACAACGCCTGGTTCGTGGGAGTATCACCACGCCGGAATCCGGATATCGTCGTCTGTACGCTGATGGAGTCGGGAGAACATGGGCGTTTTGCAGGCCGACTGGCAGCCCAGGTGATCGCCGCCTTTGTTGATAAGCAGCGGCGGCTGGATAACAACCTGCAAGAGGCAAAGAAAGCGACACCGGTTGAAGTCGGAGCGATCTGGTCGAACCCGAAGCCTGGAGCTTCACCGGGAACGATTGAGGCCAGTGAACTGCATGGCGGTCACTTCTTCTTAAACTCCGATTCCGCCGGCCACCCCTCGGCCTCCAGCCTTGCAGCCTTCACGCCGTTGGCTGCAGGCAGAAGGTAGGCGGATGAGGCGTTTTCTTTCCTTCAACGACTTCGACTGGGTGCTGCTTGGTCTGGTGCTGGTGCTGTCGGTTATCAGTGTGCTCGAGATTTATAGCGCCACTCTACATACCAAGTTTGTCGGTTTCGACCGAAACCAGGTGCTTTGGCTGCTCGGCGGGATGGTGGCGATGTTCGCCATCTCGCTGATCAACTACCATCGTTTGCTCGACATTGCCGTCTGGGCCTATGGTTTTGGCTTGGTGTCGCTGGTGGCCGTGCTTACCGTGGGAACCAAAGTATTAGGTGGCCGGCGGTGGATCAAACTGCCGGGCGGCATCCACTTTCAACCCTCCGAGTGGGTCAAGCTGATTCT includes these proteins:
- a CDS encoding DHA2 family efflux MFS transporter permease subunit codes for the protein MSTVVEAPSQAALQAIDAAWKPRNNPWLIAITVTLATFMEVLDTSIANVALPHIAGGLGASQDEATWVLTSYLVSNAIILPASAYLTSFVGRKRFYMWCVVLFGISSALCGLAPSLPLLILFRVLQGVGGGGLAPSEQAILADTFPPKQRGQAFAVYGLAVVFAPAIGPTLGGYITDNFDWRWIFFINVPVALLSLFLTQRMVEDPPHIQREVAAMRKRGLNLDYLGFGLLAIGFGSLEFVLDKGQEDDWFGSRLITVFISICVVSLIALIAWEIRQIRRSHRPILDLTLFRNRTFAISFLLMFVLGFALFGTTVLIPQFVQTLLGYTAEQAGLVISPGGFTVMLMMPLVGFLVGRVDPRYLIAYGFASTAAALAFMHTLNLGVSYQYIAMLRVLQASGLAFLFVPINTISYTDIPRQKNNDVSGLTNLARNIGGSVGTSFLVTWLARRGQFHQQRLGSHMDVNSLTMQQRTAAMANYLLHAPGGPATFAQAKGLAQGNMYRQLLRQSSMLSYLDVITVLALGSVCMVPLVFLMKKRKPSKGQIAVH
- a CDS encoding TM2 domain-containing protein — protein: MEQLATPGWSDQQRATFYYQMAAVQKDEVLGVLLAVFLGSFGLHHFYLKQNGLGILYLIFFWTGIPGLIGLLEAFFMPSRVRRYNADQAALIVASLGAASPTFHAASPAGAAAVCAACGTPAVPGAKFCAKCGSAVFPA
- a CDS encoding SDR family oxidoreductase gives rise to the protein MAQDKKVALITGANRGIGFETAKQLGDNGIIVVVGARKLSDAEQTAASLKQAGVDARPVKLDVTSAEDRAAAAKYVTDTFGKLDILINNAGISGTEGLVTQTIETPEEQLVSVFQTNVFGVFSVTKEFLPLLKKSPAGRIVNLSSILGSLTLHADPNSPIAEFKNFAYDASKSALNAFTIHLAHELKGTPIKVNSAHPGWVKTEMGTDAAPMEIPDGAKTSVELALLGADGPNGRFIHMGEELPW
- a CDS encoding rod shape-determining protein, whose amino-acid sequence is MSLNGYSRSSRSHGVRSLFSLFSSDLAIDLGTANTLVYARGKGIVVNEPSIVAINKNTGEVEAVGKEAKEMLGRTPGNIVAIKPMKDGVIADFKITEKMLNYFIQKAHNRKMLVHPRIVIGVPSEITQVEKRAVEDSAYRAKASEVFLVEQAMVAAIGAGLPITEPSGNMVVDIGGGTTDIAVISLSGIVYSRSVRMAGNQMDESIMNYLKRKYNLLIGERTAEQIKIEIGSAYPLDKPLTMEIKGRNLIEGVPKTITIDDSEIRESLTECISTILNAIRVALERTPPELSADISDRGIVLTGGGALIKNLDKRIREETGLPVSIADDPLASVVLGTGKMLSDFSLLRKIKID
- the mreC gene encoding rod shape-determining protein MreC — translated: MESIFSRYKNALVLMLAVLAQVVLLAMQVRRPAPDMPDGHNVRLWRYWVASVITPPERLVHDIGLGVRNTWSNYIYLRNLRQQNEALQDENQRLRLEQASLAEDAREGQQLREMLDFKGRYIDKTLPAQVIGTSGTDQAHVIYIDKGFNDGVRTQMPVITPDGVVGKVKNVFPGTAQVLLISDQTSGAGVMLEATRIRGVLKGDASGQPQVINISPDERIKPGEAVLTSGGDQVYPPGLPVGVVDRVVADPETSYVNVIVKPDANLAKLEQVLVITEVSSKMPFPQEKDLMQSEIDALAEKQRAADILSEKLPSLRDTTLPISVETADADNPAATAGAGDPARPMRPPQALRPDRYTPGAAPAAESLTPGAAPPGLHRDISTQASTSTPARTLRTTDAGAIGGATRAAVPLNRFPAKVAPVTTASAGTSTVTGSAAISGANSAAKTTASAGSSSVSATSPAKSLARTPASVSSGLVLPLQPADSNASRRPAATSLTTNADGTAVRPARTSAAGSVAAPLPAGTVGSTSNPASGTGRTTPAGTASSAAGAPAGTSSGINRTTPNSASGTPPARRIVIPSDNGAGILTPAGMGSIIAPRPRVAASATSVPSAGGSPINPANATRPANATRPSTSTSPGTRPQTSPQQAPPGGR
- the mreD gene encoding rod shape-determining protein MreD; amino-acid sequence: MPNLTATSRREVEEQSYPLFLYLLVPLLAIGLQSFITLHFARFAILDLPLLVTIYFAITTRNPIAATLTGTLIGVAQDALTHRPIGVNGIAKAIIGYLAASLGVRVDTENHATRLLLGFIFTVIHSAIFLLTTHRLLGLEVDWSWLHELIRGVVNALVAVVLFALLDRAKRRD